In Nyctibius grandis isolate bNycGra1 chromosome 6, bNycGra1.pri, whole genome shotgun sequence, a single genomic region encodes these proteins:
- the LOC137665129 gene encoding interleukin-15-like, which produces MMCKVLIFSCISAVMLITAAYGAPLSTESLLRALIRDLQILEKSKDKIHLDLYTPNEKQECSWQTLQCYLTEMGTLENEIEDEDVDNLRNIQKNLQSLMDLIPQGTGCKICEANDKKKFPAFHQELSNFLKSMLK; this is translated from the exons ATGATGTGCAAAGTACTGATCTTCAGCTGTATTTCAGCAGTAATGCTTATCACTGCAGCTTATGGAGCACCTCTATCAACAGAGAGCCTTCTTAGAGCTTTAATAAGAGATTTACAAATCCTGGAAAAAAGCAAGGAC AAGATTCATCTTGACCTTTACACACCAAATGAGAAACAG GAGTGCAGCTGGCAAACTCTACAATGTTACCTGACAGAAATGGGCACCTTGGAGAACGAAATTGAAGATGAGGATGTTGATAATCTTCGAAATATCCAAAAGAATCTCCAGAGTCTTATG GACCTAATTCCCCAAGGAACTGGATGCAAGATCTGTGAAGCTAATGACAAGAAAAAGTTTCCTGCATTTCACCAAGAACTGAGCAACTTTCTGAAATCTATGCTAAAATAA